A genomic window from Arthrobacter globiformis includes:
- a CDS encoding urease subunit beta: MIPGEYVLRPEPLVINTGREAIDVVVLNTGDRPVQVGSHYHFAEANPALEFDRGAAYGRRLDIPAGTAARFEPGDGKTVRLIRLAGSREVYGLSNAVNGSLGADRDATGQDATDRDGGHR; encoded by the coding sequence ATGATTCCCGGAGAGTACGTCCTGCGTCCTGAACCGCTGGTCATCAATACGGGCAGGGAGGCGATCGACGTCGTCGTCCTCAACACCGGTGACCGGCCCGTGCAGGTGGGCTCGCACTACCACTTCGCAGAGGCGAACCCGGCGCTGGAATTCGACCGCGGCGCCGCCTACGGGCGGCGCTTGGACATCCCCGCCGGCACCGCCGCGCGGTTCGAACCGGGCGACGGGAAGACCGTCCGGCTGATTCGGCTGGCCGGCAGCCGCGAGGTTTATGGCCTGAGCAACGCGGTGAACGGCAGCCTCGGCGCTGACCGGGACGCCACTGGCCAGGACGCCACTGACCGGGACGGCGGACACCGATGA
- a CDS encoding inorganic phosphate transporter, which yields MTLFIFALVVLLTAAFAFINGFRDVSTSVALAVRTRALTPTIAVLLAALFNLIGAFLSAGLAVAISQNWVALPPGNSGLTIIAAGLASACAWGLFLWWRGIPSSSTHALVGGLAGAGTASVLVGRNSVGGVDQSLLFQVVLPLALSPVIAFIAAYLLVFPVTWAARYTQPSVVNKRFRAAQSIAAGAVAFGHGLQDGQRISAVLILALLAAGYSDGGSLPMWVALLSAVMITVGTLFGGWRISHTIGYRLTRIDPLRGVVAQGFSALLLFIGAIGLHWPVSTTHTVTSAVLGAGENQQFATSHRKLVTRILSLWVLTPAATAAGAFVLELALSPLIAA from the coding sequence GTGACGCTGTTCATCTTTGCCCTGGTGGTGCTCCTCACTGCGGCCTTTGCCTTCATCAACGGCTTCAGGGACGTGTCCACCTCCGTGGCCCTTGCCGTGCGGACACGCGCCCTGACCCCCACCATTGCCGTCCTGCTGGCCGCCCTTTTCAATCTCATCGGCGCCTTTCTCAGCGCCGGACTGGCCGTGGCCATCAGTCAGAACTGGGTGGCCCTCCCTCCCGGGAACAGCGGCCTGACCATCATCGCCGCCGGCCTCGCCAGCGCGTGCGCCTGGGGCCTGTTCCTGTGGTGGCGGGGCATTCCCTCCTCCTCCACTCACGCCCTCGTGGGCGGCCTGGCGGGCGCGGGAACCGCCAGCGTGCTGGTGGGCCGCAACTCCGTGGGCGGCGTGGACCAGTCACTCCTGTTCCAGGTGGTCCTCCCCCTTGCGCTCTCGCCGGTCATTGCCTTCATCGCCGCCTATCTGCTGGTATTTCCCGTCACCTGGGCCGCGCGCTACACCCAGCCGAGCGTGGTCAACAAGCGGTTCCGGGCTGCACAGTCGATCGCGGCCGGCGCCGTGGCTTTTGGCCATGGGCTGCAGGACGGCCAGCGGATCAGCGCGGTACTCATCCTGGCGTTGCTGGCCGCCGGTTACTCGGACGGCGGCTCGCTGCCGATGTGGGTGGCGCTGCTGTCCGCGGTCATGATCACGGTGGGCACGCTCTTTGGCGGCTGGCGCATCTCGCACACCATCGGCTACCGGCTCACCCGGATTGATCCGCTGCGCGGTGTGGTGGCCCAGGGGTTCAGTGCGCTCCTGCTGTTTATTGGCGCCATCGGGCTGCACTGGCCCGTCTCCACCACCCACACGGTCACGTCCGCCGTGCTTGGCGCAGGGGAAAACCAGCAGTTCGCCACCAGCCACCGCAAGCTGGTGACCCGGATCCTGTCACTGTGGGTCCTCACGCCGGCAGCCACCGCCGCAGGAGCCTTCGTCCTGGAACTGGCGCTCTCCCCGCTCATCGCCGCCTGA
- the pstB gene encoding phosphate ABC transporter ATP-binding protein PstB, with protein sequence MSKRIDVKDLNVYYGNFLAVEDVSINIEAKSVTAFIGPSGCGKSTFLRTLNRMHEVLPGARVEGEVLLDGDNLYGPGVDPVTVRSQIGMVFQRPNPFPTMSIRDNVLAGVKLNNQKISKGEADALVERSLRGANLWNEVKDRLEKPGSGLSGGQQQRLCIARAIAVEPQVILMDEPCSALDPISTLAVEDLINELKDQYTVVIVTHNMQQAARVSDKTAFFNIAGTGKPGKLIEFAETSTIFNNPSQKATEDYVSGRFG encoded by the coding sequence ATGTCCAAGCGCATCGACGTCAAAGACCTGAACGTGTACTACGGGAATTTCCTGGCCGTGGAAGACGTCAGCATCAACATCGAGGCCAAGTCCGTCACGGCGTTCATCGGCCCCTCGGGCTGCGGCAAGTCCACCTTCCTGCGCACGCTGAACCGCATGCACGAGGTGCTCCCGGGCGCCCGCGTCGAGGGCGAGGTGCTGCTCGACGGCGACAACCTCTACGGGCCCGGCGTGGACCCGGTGACGGTGCGCTCCCAGATCGGCATGGTGTTCCAGCGGCCCAACCCGTTCCCCACCATGTCCATCCGGGACAACGTCCTGGCCGGCGTGAAACTGAACAACCAGAAGATCTCCAAGGGCGAGGCGGATGCCCTGGTGGAGCGCTCGCTCCGTGGCGCCAACCTTTGGAACGAGGTCAAGGACCGCCTGGAGAAGCCCGGCTCGGGACTGTCCGGCGGCCAGCAGCAGCGCCTCTGCATTGCCCGCGCCATTGCCGTGGAGCCGCAGGTGATCCTCATGGACGAACCGTGTTCCGCTCTGGACCCGATCTCCACCCTGGCCGTTGAGGACCTCATCAACGAGCTCAAGGACCAGTACACCGTGGTGATCGTGACCCACAACATGCAGCAGGCCGCCCGCGTCTCGGACAAGACGGCGTTCTTCAACATCGCCGGGACCGGCAAGCCGGGCAAGCTCATCGAGTTCGCCGAGACCAGCACCATCTTCAACAACCCGAGCCAGAAGGCCACCGAGGACTACGTCTCCGGCCGCTTCGGATAG
- the ureE gene encoding urease accessory protein UreE, giving the protein MIIEKILGNLHEQPAESYAGLHQEKAVLPSAQLVKRIQRVTTDHGNEIGIRLPAGSADLRDGDVLYVAETNMIVVSVLPTDVLVVAPRTIHEMGVVAHSLGNRHLQAQFFDAGSEYGAEVMVCQYDHTVEDYLKHVGVPYDRQERVMPVPFRHAEHSH; this is encoded by the coding sequence GTGATCATCGAAAAAATCCTCGGCAACCTGCACGAGCAACCCGCCGAGTCTTACGCCGGCCTGCACCAGGAGAAAGCCGTCCTGCCCAGTGCCCAGCTGGTCAAGCGCATCCAGCGCGTCACCACCGACCACGGCAACGAGATTGGCATCAGGCTTCCGGCGGGATCGGCCGACCTCCGGGACGGCGACGTGCTGTACGTGGCCGAAACCAACATGATCGTGGTCTCCGTGTTGCCCACGGACGTCCTGGTGGTCGCGCCTCGGACCATCCACGAAATGGGCGTCGTGGCGCATTCGCTCGGGAACCGGCACCTGCAGGCGCAGTTCTTCGACGCCGGCTCCGAGTACGGTGCTGAAGTCATGGTGTGCCAGTACGACCACACCGTCGAGGACTACCTCAAACATGTCGGAGTGCCCTACGACCGTCAGGAACGCGTCATGCCAGTGCCTTTCCGCCATGCTGAACACAGCCACTGA
- the pstA gene encoding phosphate ABC transporter permease PstA, producing MTSTLTPVRKRSALTKGQLPKYAPYVVLGVALVLGAAILALIGFNAFGWGVVSAVLFAAGLVGWSGAVEGARKAKDKLATCLVVGAFLVALLPLISVIWTVMVNGIPGLLNPGFLGTSMNGVTGVFDNRAAEGTGPVVGGIYHALVGTVQITLLATVISVPVGLLTAIYLVEYGNDRPLARAITFFVDVMTGIPSIVAGLFAAAFFFAVVGPGTKTGAVAAVALSVLMIPVVVRSSEEMLKIVPNELREASYALGVRKWRTILKVVMPTAISGIASGVTLAIARVIGETAPILVTAGFATSINNNVFGGWMASLPTFIYTQILNPTSPSNPDPSSQRAWGAALVLIILVMLLNLGARLIARVFAPKTGR from the coding sequence ATGACCTCCACCCTGACCCCGGTCCGCAAGCGGTCCGCCCTGACAAAGGGCCAGCTGCCCAAATACGCCCCCTACGTGGTCCTGGGCGTCGCGCTGGTCCTCGGGGCCGCCATCCTCGCGCTGATCGGCTTCAACGCCTTCGGGTGGGGAGTCGTATCCGCCGTTCTTTTCGCCGCCGGGCTCGTGGGGTGGAGCGGTGCCGTTGAGGGGGCCCGCAAGGCCAAGGACAAGCTCGCCACGTGCCTGGTGGTGGGCGCCTTCCTGGTCGCCCTGCTGCCGCTGATCTCCGTTATCTGGACCGTCATGGTCAACGGCATCCCGGGCCTGCTCAACCCCGGCTTCCTGGGCACCTCGATGAACGGCGTCACCGGTGTCTTCGACAACCGGGCGGCAGAAGGCACCGGGCCGGTCGTCGGCGGCATCTACCACGCGCTCGTGGGCACCGTGCAGATCACCCTGCTAGCCACTGTCATCTCCGTTCCGGTGGGCCTGCTGACGGCGATCTACCTCGTCGAGTACGGCAACGACCGACCGCTGGCCCGGGCCATCACGTTCTTCGTGGACGTCATGACCGGCATCCCGTCCATCGTCGCCGGCCTCTTCGCTGCTGCGTTCTTCTTCGCGGTGGTGGGGCCCGGCACCAAGACCGGTGCCGTTGCCGCCGTCGCCCTGTCCGTGCTGATGATCCCGGTGGTGGTGCGGTCCAGCGAGGAAATGCTGAAGATCGTGCCCAACGAGCTCCGCGAGGCCTCCTACGCGCTGGGCGTCCGCAAGTGGCGGACCATCCTCAAGGTGGTCATGCCGACGGCGATCTCCGGCATTGCGTCGGGCGTCACCCTGGCCATTGCCCGGGTTATCGGCGAGACCGCCCCCATCCTGGTGACCGCAGGGTTCGCGACGAGCATCAACAACAACGTGTTCGGCGGTTGGATGGCTTCGCTGCCCACGTTCATCTACACGCAGATCCTGAACCCCACCTCCCCGTCCAACCCCGACCCGTCCTCGCAGCGGGCGTGGGGTGCGGCCCTGGTGCTCATCATCCTGGTGATGCTGCTCAACCTCGGCGCCCGCCTGATTGCCCGGGTCTTCGCCCCGAAGACGGGCCGCTAG
- a CDS encoding LacI family DNA-binding transcriptional regulator: MAVTMNDVARAAGVSLKTVSNVLNNYEFIRPATRQKVLDAIAELGYEANLTARSLRSGKSRMLGLVVSDLSVPYYAELASKLMTVAAARDYRVLVEQSAATRANELTALQGSLSQLTDGLLFTPLVLDADAVAAARRGTKPLVMLGEHIDDPRFDLVTMKNVGAARAMTAHLLAGGRRRIAVIGASPGDRAGSPGLRLAGYREALDEAGVAFDPALIVPSEWRRDGGSTAVARLLDGGQPFDAVFGLNDVLALGAMHELLLRGVRVPEDAAVAGFDDIDEARFSSPSLTTVAPGMNEIAERSVQLLIDRIEGSGKAAEGTHVEAQFELRIRASAP; encoded by the coding sequence ATGGCCGTGACAATGAACGATGTTGCCCGTGCGGCCGGAGTTTCCCTCAAAACCGTGTCGAATGTGCTCAACAACTATGAGTTCATCAGACCGGCCACCCGGCAGAAGGTGCTGGACGCCATCGCCGAGCTTGGCTATGAGGCGAACCTGACGGCGAGGAGCCTGCGTTCCGGAAAGTCCCGCATGCTGGGCCTGGTGGTGTCCGACCTCTCCGTGCCGTATTACGCGGAGCTCGCTTCCAAGCTCATGACTGTGGCAGCCGCGCGGGACTACCGCGTCCTGGTCGAGCAGTCTGCGGCGACCAGGGCCAACGAGCTCACCGCCCTGCAGGGATCCCTGAGCCAGCTGACGGATGGCCTCCTGTTCACTCCGCTGGTGCTTGACGCGGACGCCGTGGCCGCCGCCCGGCGCGGCACCAAACCCCTCGTGATGCTCGGCGAGCACATCGACGACCCGCGGTTCGACCTCGTCACCATGAAGAATGTCGGTGCGGCCAGGGCCATGACGGCCCACCTGCTGGCGGGAGGCCGGCGTCGAATTGCGGTGATCGGCGCCTCTCCCGGGGACCGTGCCGGTTCGCCTGGACTTCGGCTGGCCGGATACCGGGAGGCGCTGGACGAGGCGGGTGTGGCCTTCGATCCGGCCCTGATCGTGCCGTCGGAGTGGCGCCGTGACGGCGGTTCGACGGCGGTGGCCAGGCTCCTTGACGGCGGCCAGCCGTTCGACGCCGTCTTTGGACTGAACGACGTCCTGGCTTTGGGCGCGATGCACGAACTGCTGCTCCGCGGAGTCAGGGTGCCCGAGGACGCTGCCGTGGCCGGGTTCGACGACATCGATGAGGCCCGGTTCTCGTCCCCGTCGCTGACCACTGTTGCCCCCGGCATGAACGAGATCGCCGAGCGGTCCGTGCAGCTGCTGATCGACCGGATCGAGGGATCCGGGAAAGCCGCCGAAGGCACGCATGTGGAAGCACAATTTGAACTGCGGATCCGTGCCTCCGCACCGTAA
- a CDS encoding DUF47 domain-containing protein: MKLRLFPQEPAGLNLLSQLARQIVLASATMAEILGAPATEHHRLVEDMHNHEAKSAELHFALLTHMRTSFVNPLPREDMYALSQCLNEAIEKLDAAAELVALYNLDRLPKRAADQLEIISRQAELTADAMRRLNNLDDLEDYWIEVLRLAKRAERTHRVWVADMLKDMKSAQYARNRDIANQLVDVTKDMRRVATQVGSIIVKES, translated from the coding sequence ATGAAGCTGCGCCTTTTTCCCCAGGAGCCCGCAGGCCTGAACCTACTGTCGCAGCTGGCCAGGCAGATCGTTCTGGCCAGCGCCACCATGGCGGAAATCCTCGGCGCGCCGGCCACCGAACACCACCGGCTGGTGGAGGACATGCACAACCACGAGGCAAAGTCGGCTGAGCTGCACTTCGCCCTGCTGACCCACATGCGCACCAGCTTTGTGAATCCCCTCCCGCGCGAGGACATGTACGCCCTTTCGCAGTGCCTGAATGAAGCCATTGAGAAGCTGGACGCCGCGGCCGAACTCGTAGCGCTCTACAACCTGGACCGGCTGCCCAAGCGCGCGGCCGACCAGCTGGAGATCATCAGCCGCCAGGCCGAGCTGACGGCTGACGCCATGCGCCGGCTGAACAACCTGGACGACCTTGAGGACTACTGGATCGAGGTCCTGCGCCTGGCCAAGCGGGCCGAACGGACCCACCGCGTCTGGGTCGCGGACATGCTCAAGGACATGAAATCCGCCCAGTATGCCCGCAACCGGGACATCGCCAACCAGCTGGTGGACGTTACCAAAGACATGCGCCGCGTCGCCACCCAGGTGGGCAGCATCATCGTCAAGGAATCCTGA
- a CDS encoding cysteine hydrolase family protein gives MIALLIIDMQNAYFEAPELAAQQERLVSACNTLLEGFTSSGYKTLLVGTEHERDKSTWTLNMLDDDQGFIFRGSKQAEAVPGLVTDGLPQLSKTRDSAFVGTNLLSRLRNWGADEVVLAGVSTHNCIAQTGADAFAHNIRVTYAKDAMASEDSQDAADMLRILSTTYRQPVQSNDEILARLSGDQSRDR, from the coding sequence ATGATTGCCCTGCTCATCATCGACATGCAAAACGCCTACTTCGAGGCGCCGGAACTGGCAGCCCAGCAGGAGCGGCTGGTCAGCGCCTGCAACACGCTCCTTGAGGGCTTCACGTCCAGTGGGTACAAGACGCTGCTGGTTGGCACCGAGCACGAGCGGGATAAATCCACATGGACGCTGAACATGCTCGACGACGACCAGGGCTTCATTTTCCGGGGCAGCAAACAGGCGGAGGCTGTGCCCGGCCTCGTCACCGACGGGCTGCCACAGCTGAGCAAGACGCGGGACAGCGCCTTCGTGGGCACCAACCTGCTGTCCCGGCTGCGGAACTGGGGCGCCGATGAAGTGGTGCTGGCGGGCGTCTCCACGCACAACTGCATTGCCCAGACCGGAGCGGATGCCTTCGCCCACAACATCCGGGTGACGTATGCGAAGGACGCCATGGCGTCGGAGGACAGCCAGGACGCAGCGGACATGCTGCGCATCCTGTCCACCACATACCGCCAGCCTGTCCAGTCGAACGATGAGATCCTCGCCCGGCTCAGCGGAGACCAGAGCAGAGACCGTTGA
- the pstC gene encoding phosphate ABC transporter permease subunit PstC, whose protein sequence is MTTTSLTSSRGAGRAGDKVFSGAALAAGCLILAVLFGVALFLVIQAIPAFTAPAADIQGGEGFFAYIWPIVVGTLIAAIIALAIATPVSIGVALFISHFAPRGLASGLGYVIDLLAAIPSVIYGAWGAAFLAPQISPAYGWLAANLGWLPIFHGPASATGKTILTAGIVLSVMVIPIITSLSREIFLQTPKLHEEAALALGATRWEMIKMSVLPFARPGIISAVMLGLGRALGETMAVALVLSSGALTASLIQSGNQTIAAEIALNFPEASGLKVSTLIAAGLVLFVITLAVNMIARWIISRHKEFSGAN, encoded by the coding sequence ATGACCACCACCTCCCTGACCAGTTCCCGAGGCGCCGGCCGCGCCGGGGACAAAGTCTTCTCCGGAGCGGCCCTGGCGGCAGGCTGCCTGATTCTTGCCGTGCTGTTCGGCGTGGCGCTCTTCCTCGTCATTCAGGCGATTCCCGCCTTCACGGCCCCGGCCGCGGACATCCAGGGCGGCGAGGGCTTCTTCGCCTACATCTGGCCGATCGTCGTCGGCACCCTCATTGCGGCCATCATCGCCCTGGCCATCGCCACGCCGGTGTCCATCGGCGTCGCCCTCTTCATCTCGCACTTCGCCCCGCGCGGCCTCGCGTCCGGCCTCGGCTACGTGATCGACCTGCTCGCCGCGATCCCCTCCGTCATCTACGGTGCCTGGGGCGCCGCCTTTCTGGCCCCGCAGATTTCGCCCGCCTACGGCTGGCTCGCCGCGAACTTGGGCTGGCTGCCCATCTTCCACGGTCCGGCCTCCGCCACAGGCAAGACCATCCTGACCGCCGGCATCGTGCTGTCCGTCATGGTGATCCCCATCATCACATCGCTGTCCCGCGAGATCTTCCTCCAGACCCCCAAGCTGCACGAGGAAGCAGCCCTCGCACTGGGCGCCACCCGCTGGGAAATGATCAAGATGTCGGTGCTGCCCTTCGCCCGCCCGGGCATCATCAGCGCCGTCATGCTGGGCCTCGGCCGCGCCCTGGGTGAAACCATGGCCGTGGCGCTGGTGCTGTCCTCGGGGGCACTCACCGCCAGCCTGATCCAGTCCGGCAACCAGACCATCGCCGCCGAGATCGCCCTGAATTTCCCCGAGGCCAGCGGCCTCAAGGTGAGCACGCTGATCGCCGCGGGCCTGGTCCTGTTCGTGATCACCCTCGCCGTCAACATGATCGCCCGGTGGATCATCAGCCGGCACAAAGAATTCTCGGGAGCCAACTAA
- a CDS encoding urease subunit gamma: MHLLPREQEKLMIVVAADLARRRQSRGLKLNYPEAVAIISYELIEGARDGRTVAELMSYGTTLLSRDDVMEGVPEMIHDVQIEATFPDGTKLVTVHNPIR, encoded by the coding sequence ATGCATCTGCTGCCCCGTGAGCAGGAAAAACTCATGATCGTGGTCGCCGCCGACCTCGCCCGCAGGCGCCAGTCGCGGGGCCTCAAACTGAACTATCCGGAAGCCGTGGCCATCATCAGCTACGAACTGATCGAGGGTGCACGGGACGGCCGCACCGTGGCCGAACTCATGAGCTACGGCACCACGCTGCTCAGCCGCGACGACGTCATGGAGGGCGTGCCGGAGATGATCCACGATGTCCAGATCGAGGCCACCTTCCCTGACGGCACCAAGCTCGTCACCGTCCACAACCCCATCCGATAA
- a CDS encoding flavin reductase, producing the protein MHGLLAQVPFRRGPATGSAIIDGCLAYFELRTVSVHAAATHLLVVGNVVAMGSGAEPSEVPDPLVHFGSEFRRLAP; encoded by the coding sequence CTGCACGGGCTGCTGGCGCAGGTCCCGTTCCGGCGCGGGCCGGCCACGGGATCCGCGATCATCGACGGCTGCCTCGCGTACTTCGAGCTGCGGACCGTTTCGGTCCATGCTGCCGCCACCCACCTGCTTGTTGTGGGAAACGTTGTGGCCATGGGCAGTGGGGCGGAACCGTCCGAGGTTCCGGACCCGCTGGTGCATTTCGGCTCGGAGTTCCGCCGGCTGGCACCGTAA
- the ureC gene encoding urease subunit alpha produces the protein MSFELSRRQYADLYGPTTGDAIRLADTELFLEIEKDLTNYGEEVVFGGGKVIRDGMGQNGQATRDGGPDGGVPDTVITNVVVLDYTGIYKADVALKDGHIFRIGKAGNPQIADGVDIVIGASTEIIAGERKILTAGGVDTHIHFISPDQVPTALTSGVTTMVGGGTGPAEGTKATTVTPGKWHIQRMLQATEGMPINIGLFGKGHASAVEPLAEQIRAGAIGLKVHEDWGSTTSSIDTSLKVADEYDVQVAIHTDTLNECGFVEDTIRAIGGRVIHTFHTEGAGGGHAPDIIKIAGLPNVLPASTNPTLPYTRNTIEEHLDMLMVCHHLNPDIPEDVAFADSRIRAETIAAEDVLQDLGIFAITSSDSQAMGRVGEVITRTWQVADKMKKQRGVLKDPAGEAHGSADSDNFRIKRYVAKYTINAAIAQGMADSIGSVEEGKFADLVLWDPAFFGVKPELVLKGGQIAYALMGDANASIPTPQPRTMRPMFAAFGKAVQQCSITFLSQAAIDAGVPEELGLQKNIRPVSGIRTLSKADLKFNDATPDIQVDPETYQVSVDGEDVTCEPSDVLPMAQRYFLF, from the coding sequence ATGAGTTTCGAATTGTCCCGCAGGCAGTATGCGGACCTCTACGGCCCGACGACGGGCGACGCCATCCGCTTGGCGGACACCGAGCTGTTCCTCGAGATTGAAAAGGACCTCACGAACTACGGCGAGGAAGTGGTGTTCGGCGGCGGCAAGGTCATCCGGGACGGCATGGGCCAGAACGGCCAGGCCACCCGGGACGGCGGTCCTGATGGCGGTGTGCCGGACACCGTCATCACCAATGTGGTGGTGCTGGACTACACCGGGATCTACAAGGCCGACGTCGCACTGAAGGACGGCCACATCTTCAGGATCGGCAAGGCCGGCAACCCTCAGATTGCCGATGGCGTGGACATCGTCATCGGCGCGAGTACAGAGATCATCGCCGGGGAGCGGAAGATCCTCACCGCCGGGGGCGTGGACACGCACATCCACTTCATCTCCCCGGACCAGGTGCCCACCGCCCTCACCAGCGGCGTGACCACCATGGTGGGCGGCGGCACCGGGCCGGCCGAAGGCACCAAAGCCACCACCGTCACTCCCGGCAAGTGGCACATCCAGCGGATGCTGCAGGCCACCGAGGGCATGCCCATCAACATCGGGCTGTTCGGCAAGGGCCACGCCTCCGCCGTCGAACCCCTCGCCGAACAGATCCGGGCCGGTGCCATCGGGCTCAAGGTCCACGAGGACTGGGGGTCCACCACGTCCTCGATCGACACCTCGCTGAAGGTGGCGGACGAGTACGACGTCCAGGTGGCCATCCACACGGACACGCTGAACGAATGCGGCTTCGTGGAGGACACCATCCGCGCCATCGGCGGGCGCGTCATCCACACGTTCCACACCGAAGGCGCCGGGGGCGGGCACGCACCGGACATCATCAAGATCGCCGGCCTGCCCAACGTGCTTCCCGCCTCCACAAATCCCACGCTGCCCTACACCCGCAACACCATCGAAGAGCACCTGGACATGCTCATGGTGTGCCACCACCTCAACCCGGACATCCCCGAGGACGTGGCCTTCGCAGACTCCCGCATCCGGGCCGAAACCATCGCGGCCGAGGACGTCCTGCAGGACCTCGGCATCTTCGCCATCACGTCATCGGACTCGCAGGCCATGGGTCGCGTGGGCGAGGTGATCACCCGCACCTGGCAGGTCGCGGACAAAATGAAAAAACAGCGAGGCGTCCTGAAGGACCCCGCCGGCGAAGCGCACGGCTCCGCAGACAGCGACAACTTCCGGATCAAGCGGTACGTGGCCAAGTACACCATCAACGCCGCCATCGCGCAGGGCATGGCCGACTCCATCGGCTCCGTCGAGGAGGGCAAGTTCGCGGACCTGGTGCTCTGGGATCCCGCGTTCTTCGGCGTGAAGCCGGAACTGGTCCTCAAGGGAGGCCAGATTGCCTACGCGCTGATGGGTGACGCCAACGCCTCCATCCCCACCCCGCAGCCGCGCACCATGCGCCCGATGTTCGCCGCGTTCGGCAAAGCGGTGCAGCAGTGTTCTATCACGTTCCTGTCGCAGGCGGCCATCGACGCCGGGGTGCCGGAAGAACTGGGGCTCCAGAAGAACATCCGACCCGTGTCGGGGATCCGCACGCTGTCCAAGGCCGACCTTAAGTTCAACGACGCCACGCCGGACATCCAGGTGGACCCTGAAACGTACCAGGTCAGCGTGGACGGCGAGGACGTCACCTGTGAACCGTCGGACGTCCTGCCCATGGCGCAGCGCTACTTCCTCTTCTAA
- the pstS gene encoding phosphate ABC transporter substrate-binding protein PstS: MKALRFGRHAAIAVIAAGALALTACGSDNATNTAPAGSASAAGTKVTGTLTGIGSSAQGAAMDVWKTNFASANQGATVQYSPDGSGAGRKAILDGSAQFAGSDAYLKDEELASAKKVCGPEGAIEIPVYISPIAIAFNLPDVTELKLDAPTAAKIFRGEIAKWNDPAIAALNPDAKLPDLAVTPVSRSDDSGTTKNFTEYLSAAAPDVWKDKADGIWPASLKGENAKGTSGVVKTVTDTPGAVTYADDSAVGGKLGIAQIKVGSEFVKISPEAASKAVDAGKPVDGRADTDGAIKLDRTTTESGAYPVVLVSYHIVCSTYDKQETVDLVKAFETYVVSEEGQNAAAESAKSAPISAALAEKAAKAIETIKVKS, translated from the coding sequence GTGAAGGCACTCCGCTTCGGCCGCCATGCGGCTATCGCTGTTATCGCCGCCGGCGCACTCGCGCTCACCGCCTGTGGTTCAGACAATGCCACGAACACCGCTCCGGCAGGCAGCGCCTCCGCCGCCGGCACCAAGGTCACCGGCACCCTGACCGGCATCGGCTCCTCCGCGCAGGGCGCGGCCATGGACGTCTGGAAGACCAACTTCGCCTCCGCCAACCAGGGCGCCACCGTCCAGTACTCCCCGGACGGCTCCGGTGCCGGGCGCAAGGCCATCCTCGACGGTTCGGCACAGTTCGCCGGGTCCGACGCCTACCTGAAGGACGAGGAACTGGCATCGGCCAAGAAGGTCTGCGGCCCCGAGGGTGCCATCGAGATCCCCGTCTACATCTCGCCGATCGCCATTGCCTTCAACCTGCCGGACGTCACCGAGCTGAAGCTGGACGCCCCCACCGCGGCCAAGATCTTCCGCGGCGAGATCGCTAAGTGGAACGACCCCGCCATCGCGGCACTGAACCCGGACGCCAAGCTCCCGGACCTCGCCGTTACCCCGGTGAGCCGCTCTGACGACTCCGGCACCACCAAGAACTTCACCGAGTACCTCTCCGCCGCGGCTCCCGATGTCTGGAAGGACAAGGCCGACGGCATCTGGCCTGCATCCCTCAAGGGCGAGAACGCCAAGGGCACGTCCGGCGTGGTCAAGACCGTCACCGACACCCCGGGCGCCGTGACCTACGCAGACGACTCCGCCGTTGGCGGCAAGCTGGGCATCGCCCAGATCAAGGTCGGCTCCGAGTTCGTCAAGATCTCCCCGGAAGCCGCCTCCAAGGCAGTCGACGCCGGCAAGCCGGTTGACGGCCGCGCCGACACCGACGGCGCCATCAAGCTTGACCGCACCACCACCGAATCCGGCGCCTACCCGGTGGTCCTGGTTTCCTACCACATCGTCTGCTCCACGTACGACAAGCAGGAAACGGTCGACCTGGTCAAGGCTTTCGAGACCTACGTAGTTTCCGAAGAGGGCCAGAACGCTGCCGCCGAGTCCGCCAAGTCGGCTCCGATCTCCGCCGCACTGGCAGAGAAGGCCGCCAAGGCCATCGAGACGATCAAGGTCAAGTCGTAA